DNA sequence from the Candidatus Fluviicola riflensis genome:
GAAACTCCTTCATCTTCTTCGCCAATAAACTCTTCATAAATAATCTCCGGTTCTACAACTTTCACTTGCGCCATAAGGCTGTTCATGCTTACTAAAAATAAACAGAAGATGAAAAAACGGACTTTATGAAACAAAAGAAAAGGTGCCATCGGTTGGTTATTTCCAACTAAAATACGGTTTTCTTTTTGGTAACCTTTCATGCGGCAGGTTTTAAATAAGCCTCGAAATCATGTGAGATTATGAAGTACAACCATCGATCAAAAACGATCATTTACGTTGTCCAGCACAGAAAAAACCAGAAAATCACTTTTCCCGAAATACAAAAGCGGTTTTTATACGTAGATTCACAAAGGATAACGCGTTGCTATGTATATTTTGATTTTTTTTCTAAGTCATTGGTTTTTATCACTCTTCTGTCAAACATTTTTTCTGCACCGCTACGCTTCGCATAAGATGTTCACTATGAACCGGTTCTGGGATCGGTTCTTTTACTTTCTCACATTTATCACCCAAGGATCTTCCTTTCTCAACCCGCGGGCTTATGCTATTATGCACCGCATGCATCACGCGTACAGCGACACTGAAAAAGATCCGCATTCGCCCCATTTCTTTAAAGATGTCTGGCAAATGACCATTCATACCAAAGACATTTACCTCGATTACGTCAAATTCAACAAGCAACCCGAAAAAGCTTTTCAAGGCAATTATCCCGAGTGGAAAACCCTGGATGCGATCAGCGATAACTGGATCGTGCGTATTTCATTTGGCGTGCTTTATTTCCTGTTTTACCTCTACTTCGCTCCTACTTACTGGCTGATGCTGTTGTTACCTGTTCATTTTTTCATGGGGCCTGTGCACGGCGCAATTGTGAACTGGTGCGGACACAAATACGGATACAGCAATTTCAACAACGAAGATCACAGCAAAAATTCGCTCCCGATTGATTTATTACTCATGGGCGAATTGATGCAGAACAATCATCATAAAAGTCCCAACAGCAGCAATTTTGCTCAGAAGTGGTGGGAATTCGATCCAACGTATCCTGTGATTCGCCTGATGCATTGGATGCACATTATTCGTTTGCGAAAAATCGTTTAAGCATTCAGTATGATCACATTCCTTAAAATTCTCTTTGGCGGTTTGTTCATTTTCATGAATGTCATTGTCATCGATACGTCCCTCAAAAGCAATCTCTTTGAAGAATGGGATTTCCTGGCAGCCATTCCATGGATGAGTGCGACGCTTTGGGATTTTTACACCAACGTACTGGTTTTGCTTTGCTGGGTATTTTACAAAGAAACCAACTGGATCTGGAAAATTACGTGGCTGGTGCTTTTCTGTACACTCGGAAGCATTGCAACCTGCCTGTATGTATTGATCGCGCTGTTCCGCTTAAAGAAAGGCGAAACCGTGAAAGATTTACTCATCAAACAACATTAAAGCAACTGTTATGAGCTTGTATTTTTACCTTCCTCTTTTGTGCGTTGTTGTATTGGCAGCCTTTATGACCGTGGTTTGGAGCATCGCCCGCACGATCAAAAACAACAGTATTGTGGATGTTTTCTGGGCGTTCAATTTTGCGATCATCGCTGCGATTATTTACGCGGTAGCCGATGGTTTTTACGACCGGAAATTACTGGTTTGTTCACTCGCTTTAATCTGGAGTTTGAGACTGGGAACTTATCTCACCATTCGCGTTGGTTCACACATCAAAGTCGAAGAAGGACGCTACAAACAACTGCGTGAAGAATGGGCGTCGAACCTGCATTTCAAGTTCTTTATGTTCTTTCAGATG
Encoded proteins:
- a CDS encoding acyl-CoA desaturase, with protein sequence MYILIFFLSHWFLSLFCQTFFLHRYASHKMFTMNRFWDRFFYFLTFITQGSSFLNPRAYAIMHRMHHAYSDTEKDPHSPHFFKDVWQMTIHTKDIYLDYVKFNKQPEKAFQGNYPEWKTLDAISDNWIVRISFGVLYFLFYLYFAPTYWLMLLLPVHFFMGPVHGAIVNWCGHKYGYSNFNNEDHSKNSLPIDLLLMGELMQNNHHKSPNSSNFAQKWWEFDPTYPVIRLMHWMHIIRLRKIV